In Triplophysa rosa linkage group LG2, Trosa_1v2, whole genome shotgun sequence, the genomic window aaactaaccgcagagttcaggaaacataatttagctaaaccattgccatggcagtactacacgcatgttgtgttgacacgccggacgaaaggggggtggggtgcgctgtaactcattatcatttaaagagacatgcaccaaaacgggttgctgtgagcatagctgtttttgacgaggcaaaaagggttttgtttacacagacattgagtgtttttaagcaaaatatgttccagacatttcatgaagaccctaataaaccATACcgacttgttgaaagtgctcgtctgatgAGTCCTTTAAATAGGTTCCTTTCACATGACAGATACAGGCTGATTGGGTCTAAATTGCCAGTGCAGATCATTAGTCTGGTCACATCTTAAAATAGCATTTTGCCACTGATTTAACAGGATGTATTTCCGTCCTGCAAAAAGACCAGGGACctcataaaaaaaaacttgcgtACGCACAGATTTGATCGTAAAGTGTGGGAAAAGTGCTTATCAcatcagggtctgagcagacgttAGCACTTTTGCTTTTCCGAGTGTTGCAAGTTTTTGGAAAATAAGTCATTCTTGCAGTATAAGTCAGAATTTGCACGTTGACAGATGCTCCTTCATATAGCAATGACGTTAGACATCATTAAAAGGCGGAGATCTGAAGCTGCGAGCAATTTCACAATTATTTGTGATTTATAGACTTCATGATAGAGAGGCATACACGCGTTTTCTTTGCGTACGTTCATTGAATCACGTGTACGCACTTTTGAGAAATGATCGTAAAATCTAATTTAGGACGGTTTCTACGCAACATTTTATAAacggggcctcatttataaaccGTCCCAAATTAGATTTTACGATCATTTCTCAAAgcacgttttataaatgaggcccctggtgtCCCTTTCAGGCTTCTTTTTAACCAGCAAAACTATGCCAGTCCACTAGCTTGATCAGCACACCAGCATAAACTGTGGACCAATATGGAAATGTTCTGAGATGGTCTTTCAGGCAGTCTTGTACACATGATTATAAACTGTTCCTAGAGTGacacttactactttgtgcatcTTCAACTCCGTGATGCGGATTTTtagacgcaagctgcgtctaaaaaaaaaacacgaagAAGACCAAcgtatacgaaacgcgctctgtagagctgtttgtccgttagagcttactgtacaaaacatggctgcgcaacataacaaattccatgtaaataggcccgctccctatgtagatacaactgatatattctaaggtaataaaaacataacttttcattacgtaaggtttttatacacatctaaagacacagttttgtatgttatattgcatttctgttaatagatcatacaaaacatcccgcattgTACCTTTAAGTGAATGTAAACAGATAACAGCATAGAGTAACTCGgagatttttgtatgcaaactcCAGAAGCAGTTAGCATTTgagcacttccggttccatcgctccaaaatCAATGGGTTTTTTtgatgggtttttggtaaatctcctgaaataagatctgtggtaaacaaaacctctaaatatttttcgTTTTCATCTATGACACTAGTTATAACCCACTCGTGATCTTTTAGGGCGACACTTTATTACTTTTGCTCacgggttcccccatgtggttgataaacgcaaattgtctgttaccagtgttgtaaaaaTGTCGATGTATAAGCTTCCcggtgggcagcgcaatacacgtgaatttgtttactaagctgatggaacccGCGAATtcagaaacgttgtttggaaaccatatcgcatttatgcatttggcagacgcttttgtccaaaacttacattgcattatactatacatttgtttctgattatgtgcgaacccatgaccttggtgttgctagtgccatgccctcccagccacaggaaagctttgaAATGGAGCACCAATAGCATTACAACTTTAGGATGAGACAGGATTTTGACTTTTATTACTCCATTTGGCATGAGAGTGAAAATAATGGcataaatttcatttttaggtgaactattcctttaacaaccTACAACATCCTACCAACCACAGAGCAACAGACTTATTATTTTCAACACCCTTGTCAGAAATCAAATGGAGGTGAAACAACTAATAGATTATTAATAGAGTGCCAGTTAAATAATATCCAAATATCTGATTGATATTAAAgggaaatgaaaaataatttatccaccctcaagttgttttaaatctaaatgtctttgttctgttgaacacagaagatattttgaagcatgtgggaatccaaacagttctggggcagttCTATAATAATATCTTTTTCTACTACagaagtcaatagtgccccagaataCAATAAGATACAGTCTCATCCAGCATCGGGTTGGGGAATTTATCAATTCAATATATTGCCAATACCCCCAATTCTAATCTGTATCTTGGCAAAAACATCAGAATCAGGTGTGGCCACTCTAGACACATtctagtttttgtttttaaagttcCCGTAACACTGGGTGTTTTTACACCACCTAAAAATAATGCCACAATGAAGCTATGATGATTCTAGGGCAGCGTGTTTTTTCTGGTGAGTCTGAAGCCCCCATGTAAAAGAGAATCTCTCGCCGCAGATGGGGCAGCCATAAGGTTTCTCTCCTGTATGCATTCTCTTGTGGACCCTCATGGCACTTGATCGAGCAAAAGTCTTGTCACAATATGAGCATTTATAAGGTTTTTCTCCTGTATGAGTCCTCTGGTGTATTTTTAAGTCACTTGCATTATTAAAACCCTTCCCACAATCACTACAGGGATACGgtctttctccagtgtgaactctcagaTGAACTTTGAGAGAAAACGGACTAGCAAAGCTCTTCCCGCAGTAGGAGCACAGATacggtttctctccagtgtgaatccTCTCATGGGTTTTCAGGTGAGTCGGGTTATAGAAGCGTTTCTCACAGTACGAACACTGATAACGTTTGTCTTCAGAGTGTATTTTTCGGTGTAACATCCTTGAGTCCTTGGTGTGCATGAGTAGATGTTTCTTCAGAGTTGATTTAAGATTATATCTCTTCTCACATTGAGGGCAATGGTGTGGCCTCTCATTGGTGTGTATAAGTAAATGTTTCTTCAGACATGATCTAAGATTATATCTCTTCTCACATTGAGGGCACTGGTGTGGCCTCTCATTGGTGTGTATAAGTAAATGTCTCTTCAGAGATGATTCAAGAGTTAATCTCTTCTCACACTGAGGGCACTGGTACGACCTGTCATTGGTGTGCATGAGTAGATGGCTCTTCAGATAGTATCTCTGGTTGAAGCTCTTCTCACAGTGAGGGCACTTGTACGGCTTTTCCCCCGTGTGGGTTCTCTTATGCCTCGAAAGATGCCATTTAGTGCGGAAATACTTGTTACACTTGTCGCATTGTAAAGACTTTTCACTGTGTCTATTTATATGAGCTCTCATAGCATAAGGAGTAGTGAAAAAATCCTTCCCGCACTGTTTGCAGCGAAACTCCTTCTTCACTTTGTGCTCTTTTGAATGAAGTCTCCTTGCTTCTAAGGTATGAAAGCTAATGTCACATATCGTGCAGATCAAGtctttctgttctgtgtgttttctcttaTGTCTGGTTAAATGTCCTTGTTTGCTGAATGTTTTTTCACTGCTGGTCACTGTCTGTTGCTCTTTGGATGTAGAGGTAGAGGCAGTTTCTCCATCAGAAGACGAACCAACGTTGGCATCTGAAAGGAgcaaaatggaaattctttttttttacttctagAGCCGAACGATtagtaaaaataaatttgaaattGCGATCTGTCATAGTGGAAAATCAAACAGACAATGTGAAATTTTATACATGTGCAGCATATGCCATTGTCAGTATCTTAAATCGCAAGAATTTACAACAAATGCTGCTCTGCTGCTCTCTGGTCACCACGTAATACTTTTATCACTTaatattaatcttttttttgcatATCTGATCATAAAACCCCATATATTGATCACATAACCCTAATTTTAGCATATTTGCACTGGTTACCAATTCAATTCTATATCTATTTCAAAATATTGCCTCAAATGGCTTAGCTTTAACAGATCTATTTAACACATCTTCTATCACGCTACAATCTATCACACTTTCTAAGATCGCAAAACTCTGGACTTTTATGGTTGTTTGGGGctcaatgtaaaaaataaataaacttcaacTGAGTTGAATATAAGGAAGAAACATAcctgaagaaacaaagtcattatCATTGCCATCATCTTCATCTTCATTGCCATCATCTTCATCGCCCTCATCCTCATGGCTCTGTTGTTGTTCCTCTGCTGTGTTTTTTTCACCTCTGCTCTCTATCAGGTTCCTGCAATCCACTAGTTTGACAGAGCACATCTTCAGCGGCATCTGCTGTTCTCCATCATTACAGTCAGAGGTTTCATCAGCAGATCCGTGATCCTGAGCATCACTATAACAGAGTAACGTGAGGCTGAGCTCTGAGTCTCTGGATCTTTGATCTCTGATCTTCCAGACTGAATCCTGAGCTTCTGTCccatcactcacacacactgtaACCTTCTCTTTATCCTgacaaacacataaataaacacatataaAAACAACCTGTTGATCAGCCTCAAACTGGTTATTTGTTAGTAGCATATTTTGCAACTGGCATAATTTGATATGCGCTTAAGAAGTGAGAAGCTACGAAAAAAAGAAGCCTTTTAAGAGTAATCGAGCTGAATGATGAAATAAAGTGTGAGCTTTGCaaacctttctctctctcagctttgCCTCCAGTGATGCCACCTCCttcttcagctgacagatttcAGTGATGAAATCTTCAATATCCAGCATGGACAGATCAGTTCCCACTGATTTACAGCAGATCACATCCAACTGCACTTCCATGGTCAACATCTAAAGACAAGCACAGCAAGATtactaaaacacacatttattgtTATATACATTACTGTTACATTATACATTAttgtttatacatttaagtgtataaATTCTAATGCTTATAGACCGCGCGTgcacctgacccccagttaacttccgttTTGTATTTGGCTAGTGCCTAATAATATagctattcatattttattttatttatgttaatattaatttgtaatattattttactgtttaataattgtattaaataaacgatttgttgaattttgttgtatgtccattttattaaataaacaatttgttgaatgggtcctgtatttggtcgcatttaaagaaaccgtatggtacattggcATTTtgagcggttgagcttggtatcagagtctaaattcaaaatattggagagacaagtttaacCAAGTAACTGTTCTTCTCGGACCTGACGAACACACgtgacacatttttattaaatgtttgatCACTATGTTGTGTCGTTTTTTATTGAcagatgaatgtaaatgtaagtaaatgcaATTTTTGTCGATCACTGTAGGCCTATGTAAAAAATGCAGTTATAACGTTTAAGGATAAATGCCACAAATATTTTGCGCagttaatgtatttattagGCATTAAATCTGCTCCATCTGCACAttgctattttaaaatactcataTTAATACTTTGCCATGTGAATGAAAGTCTAATTAATTTAAAATCCACATAGAACATTTAACAATCATTGTATGGTGTAATTCTATTGTCgttaaaatatatgaaatataatttatgaaTGAGACTAACACCGTTTAGGAAGGCAATGGACTGCTGCAGGGTGCATGCACGGCTTTGTTATTCAGAAGACAAGTATACATTTATCAAATATATTAGGAGGTGAACTTCTGCTAATTTAAGTTCTGTCAAAAAACCCACATTAAAGCATGTCAACATCACAAACAGccctaaaaatagaaataatctaCCATGATCTCCAGATAccttgtttgtgaatgtgtaccggaactTAGGTTGGGGTCACATggacagtaacgtttgtttatgttgttaagatgaaccCGTCTATACACGTAAATAGAAAGATCGGTTCTCCAGCCGATCGATCGGAGCATCCCTattgttaccatagtaaaacaaAACCACATTGTTATACAGTAGTTTCTGTTGCAAAACTATGGTTAGCatcggacacacaactcatgagatgtctctctgataatagcaaggaaatgtaagtatgctatgtacttatataatcatttattccccaaacacagaggatgcctacccgacgaacccagCGAAACCTCAGACCGCCTTTCCTCTATttatattcttgactgcttccccctgtcAAGCATAAGGCATGGTAAATGTCCTATTTGAaatagtcctattaagcgaatcatAAGGCGAGCGGATGAGGAAAccccgttttgttatttgacatcacatatatttttattttacaaagaaatgtgcagcatttaagaaataataaaagggcacttGTCCATTTCAaatttgtctcaactcattttgttaAAGAAAATGGTGGAAATCGTATcgtaaatcgcatcgtgagctgtgTGAATAGTTACATCCCTACACATTGTTTATGTAAAAAGCACTCTTTTTAATAAAGCGAATTAACGTTAGTTTGCTACGGTAGTAACATAATAGGACATGTTATACTTAAAGTTTCTGttgcaaaaccatggttaacttCCATAAGGCAAGCGGACGAGGAAATACTTAATTAAACAACAAGACAAGAATAACGACAACACGCACATAAACAGCTAAATCACATAAATAATGTAAAGCACATTATAAAACGCTTACGTTTGAACGCTCCCATCTTTCTTTCTGCGGTCGTTTTACCGGTAGATTAAAAATGGCATGGCGCCCCCTACAGTACGGGAGATGTTAGGTGCGAAAAGGGGAAAATACCAAGAAGAATCTCGTGCATCCGTTTGATTTCAGATATGATCACAAACCTCAAACCTGTGAAGCTTTAGTTTTGGCTTTGACACCGCATCCTCCTGATGTGATTAAATATCCAAGATGTCATATAATTTCAGGTCTTTAATTATATTGTGCTGTGTACCCTGAATATAtctggtgattttttttagctATGTTAATAGAGGGGCCTAGGGTGTTTACTTCTTTggtcatttttttaagtaacaaAAAAACTGccttatctcattttgtgtgatTTCTAAATGTTTGAGTATAGCCTGTAAAACCAACCGAACAACAGTAGGCCTATTAATAAGAACATCTGTTGTTTCATGAAACACTGACTGCTAATTTACTTGCTGTGTTTGACAAAAGtgttttctgtaatggtttaCTTGAAGGTGCACTTAGTAATGCTTGGAAACAAAATGCTTTTGTCACATAAAAGAAGTTCAAAgttaaatgtatattgttttggTTTGGAAACAGTATGCATCTAACTTGGCCAATATCCTCAAGTAGGCCTACCTAAAACTTTTGATTTACATACAACTATATGTTGATATGTGTACCAGAAATATAACTCTGAAAGATAGGCTAACTGAAAGTTAGATGTTATTTTAGTTAAGGTTTATTGGCCATGGAGTATAGATTCAAGGCACTGTtgcgtttttttgttgttgttgttgtaattttatagattatttgtttaaaaaagtatcCTCGACCTTCGCCACAGAAATGATTGTAATGAAGTCTGGCTGTTGTTTGAGTTTCTAAACGAATAAGCAGTTGCATAATATCAATGTTCACAAGTATTTTGGGTTACACTTTATATCAGTGGTCAATGGTTAGTGTCCAAAATTATTTCctaatttaaaaacattcttccgCATATAGTGGACTTAAATGTCATTCGCTATATGTGTGGAATATGTATGGTTTCCAAATTTTGTTGTGCTCAGACTCAAGAAGCTTGTTTTCATGTTCTGTAAAAATTATTAACTACCAACAGAATGTAACCATTATCACATGCTCTTTCTCCCTCACACACTCTGTATTCTGTTTATCAGACATTGTGCAGAATTTGAGCATTTAATTGATTTGGTATTTCATTTTAGTCTTTTGGAAAGAACTGTATTTGTATGTACAGATAAAATCCTCTTATGATTTTTAACATTCAACATGAGATAAGATGTCCTGATGCTGATTGTAGTTCGCAGTACTGTTTTCTGTGTTATTGATGTTCTTCGCTGGGGTTCAGAAATCCATCTACTCCAGAgagaattaatttaaaaaagaatcaGTATCAACGTAAAATATTTGTTCCTACAGATAcactaataaaaacatttctcatgatctcATAATgaataatatactgtagtattacAGCATTTATCAATTTTTGTTAGTGTAAGTTAATAAAAATTCGATTAGTGTTGTAGATGTATTGATTAATGTTCGGTATATACAAAAGTTTTAGGCCTCGCTCTGTGTCCAGTGGAATAACACTGTAACACGTTTAAGTCTctgaaggaagaggacgaggccGGCTTGACTACTACTGGCTTTATTTATAACACTTCAGTACACACGAGACGTTGGGCTTCTCGCGCGCGCACAGTATATTCTGACAGTCTCTGTGACGAATCCTTGCGCACTCCTCAGCCAGCCAGCGTGTGGCCAGTAGTCCTGTTCTCTCTCAGTCAATCGGCTCTGCTTCTCCGGGATTTATATGCTCCCCAACGCCACTTACTGTAATGAGACATGTGTTCGTCATTTGCACTTGCCCCGcttactcaccgctcgtctcccagcTGTCTCTCCTGCAGAACTCGCTGAACCACGACCCCCTCGCCACAAACACATGGACACTGTTTTTCTGATTAACATGTTTTTCCTTCAATcttgttttttaatataaattaaaacaaagaaacagaataaaaacaaaaatatcattttatgttTCACGGATGTGTGAAACTGTGTGACTCCACTCTCTTCTATGTGCACTAACCACTCCCTCATCTGTCGCTATTCAAAAAACAGCCACATCACACGTAACATCTTTGCAGAAGCAAGAAATATTCATCTAAATAGTACTGTAAACATGCATCAAATTGGTCCCATAAATGCAAACAATCAGAAACACAAAGATACAAAGAGCAATCATCACCACAAACATGCAATATGAACCATTACAGTAAGTGGTATTAAGTGATGTGGTTTATAATGCAGCGGAGCTTTTGCAAAATATGCTACCATCATTCATATGTACATAATGAAACCTTAGGTGTTATCAGTTTTTAgctacatttttaaatggtcATATTTACAGTAGCAAGCTTCAGTAGGCTATCTAAACAGTTATTGTGCATGACAAAACCTTACAAAAATATTTGCAACCATATTTTTGGAAGCAGTAAAAAGAGACGTTTATCACCTGTCAGAAAACATTATCCTACAAGAATTCACTGAATAACACAAGAGCCACAATCACAGGAGCCACAATCACAGGAGCCGCAGTCACAGGATCCGCAGTCACAGGATCCGCAGTCACAGGAGTCGCAATCACAGGAGACACAAGAACAGTAGCCGTAGTCACAGATGCTGCACTCTTTTGAAGGCCTGTCAGGCTTCTCAGTCTTCTCCTCAGGTTTTGGACCTTTGGTTATTGTATGACAATGACATTGGCAGTTGTTATTGCAATAATTTTTGCAACTTTTACATCCTTCTGTGCTGTTCTCAAAATCCATGGCTTATATGGCAGGTTTAGGTTATCCGTCTGAAATATTCTCAAACCTTACAGCAAACCCATAGCACGAGTGAATCAGGATGTGGTTTGCATGAATTTTTAAGAGCGCACTGAGCATGTGCAGCAGACACACGCAGAATAATCTAATTTGTAGTGCATTTACAACAGCGCATGTCAGCTATTTGCAGAAGTACAAGAATGGAAAAAAAGAGAAGCGAGCATCAGGAACAACTAGCTGACTTACATTCACACATTCCTAGATGAACATCAGCTGCAAACAATGAAAGATTAAACAACTCCTTCCCTTAAACCCTTTagactttatttctttcatacatgtaaaaaaaactcttatTGAGAATGATCTATTATATGTtgatggtgatcagtgtttgctttatttgaGCTTTTGAACCTGATTGTTGTTTCCACTAACTGAGCCACATaaggataactgccaaagagatacaagctgaactccaaggtgaaggtacgtcagtttctgatcgcacTATCCGTTGGGCTCCATAGAAGAAGACCCAGGAGGactccacttttgaaagaaaaacataaaaaagacagACTGGAATATcgacaagccacaatccttctgggagaatgtcctttggacagatgagtcaaaactggagctttttggcaagtcacatcatGTTCAGAGACGAAAAAATCGAGCTTTCAaagtgaacaccatacctacagtgaaacatggaggaggctTGGTTATGTTTTGgagctgctttgctgcatctggcacagagtgccttgaatctgtgcaggttacaatgaaatctcaagactatcaaggcattctgggtcgaaacgtactgcccagtgtcagaaagctctgtctcagtcgcaggtcatgggtcctccaacaggataatgacccaaaacacagctaaaatcacccaagaatggataagaacaaaacattggactattctgaagtggccttttatgagtcctgatctgaatcctatcgAACATGGAAACACATGGAGAGAcctgaaacttgcagtctggagaaggcacccatcaaacctgagacagctggagcagtttgctcaggaagagtgggccaaactacctgttaacaggtgcagaagtctcattgagagctacagaaaacgtttgtttgcagtgattgcctctaaaggttgtgcaacaaaatattaggttagggtcccatcatttttgtacatgacattttcatttgttttatttacaatattatgttgaataaaaaatcaaaagcaaagtctgatttctattaaatatggaataaacaatggtggatgccaattacttttgtcagtttcaagttatttcagagaatattgtgcattcttcgttttttgtggaggggtaccaacaaatttgagcatgtctgtacatgtaaatatttcctaaatgtgtatacatgcatgtgtatatgtttataaagaaaaaaataatatgcacagtatgcagacatttattctgtaaaaacattaatcatgattaatggtttgacagccctaatccagagaattcatttaaacacaataaatgttcTAGAGCAGGGGTGTCCTGTCTTTCTTCTGGAGGGCCAATGTCGTGTAGAGTTGAGCTCCAAAACACTTTCACCGAAGTTTCTAATGAAGCACTTTCTCTCAAACGTATTTTAAGAAACCACTAATGCTTTTGTGAAATGCGGCCCAGAACAATGATTAGCAGAGGACAGAAACACATATGTTTGAGTAATTTTACAATAAATTGTGTTGCCTATATGGTTTGTGCATGTATTTAAGTTGAATGTTAAAAGTTCAAAAAAGC contains:
- the LOC130545252 gene encoding zinc finger protein 558-like, with the translated sequence MLTMEVQLDVICCKSVGTDLSMLDIEDFITEICQLKKEVASLEAKLRERKDKEKVTVCVSDGTEAQDSVWKIRDQRSRDSELSLTLLCYSDAQDHGSADETSDCNDGEQQMPLKMCSVKLVDCRNLIESRGEKNTAEEQQQSHEDEGDEDDGNEDEDDGNDNDFVSSDANVGSSSDGETASTSTSKEQQTVTSSEKTFSKQGHLTRHKRKHTEQKDLICTICDISFHTLEARRLHSKEHKVKKEFRCKQCGKDFFTTPYAMRAHINRHSEKSLQCDKCNKYFRTKWHLSRHKRTHTGEKPYKCPHCEKSFNQRYYLKSHLLMHTNDRSYQCPQCEKRLTLESSLKRHLLIHTNERPHQCPQCEKRYNLRSCLKKHLLIHTNERPHHCPQCEKRYNLKSTLKKHLLMHTKDSRMLHRKIHSEDKRYQCSYCEKRFYNPTHLKTHERIHTGEKPYLCSYCGKSFASPFSLKVHLRVHTGERPYPCSDCGKGFNNASDLKIHQRTHTGEKPYKCSYCDKTFARSSAMRVHKRMHTGEKPYGCPICGERFSFTWGLQTHQKKHAALESS